Proteins from a genomic interval of Bifidobacterium longum subsp. infantis ATCC 15697 = JCM 1222 = DSM 20088:
- a CDS encoding C69 family dipeptidase, whose translation MSCTTILVGKNASYDGSTIIARDDDSGSGRYDPKRFIAVAPADQPRHYRSVLSHVEIDLPDDPCRYTIAPNVLNNRGILAEAGANEHNVAMSATETIAVNERVLGADPMVELKPAHGEPGDVDHRDERPGGIGEEDIITLVLPYVATAREGVIRLGELLETYGTYESNGVIISDVDEIWYVETIGGHHWIARRVPDDCYATIPNQLGIDDFDLADAFGERREYLCSADLREFMAAHHLDRTMDAAPGHFNPRKAFGTATPKDHIYNTPRAWYMQRHLNPSEDWDSPAARHTPESDDIPWCRVPEAKISLEDVDFLLSSHFEGTPYDPYGTAGTAESRHRYRPIGINRTGHMVAIQVRPYAPAVNRTVMWVSFGSGPFTAAAPFYANVNDTPAYLRDTTPEVSTGNLYWANRLIAALADAHFYETSNAIEGFAESARAYGHRLVERTDAELREMTAQTSASESQESAGAAEITENASIATIARLQQSNEEMAEYLRTHVTKLLNDVLYTSSNLMHNSFAMSDRWN comes from the coding sequence ATGTCATGCACCACGATCCTTGTCGGCAAAAACGCAAGCTACGACGGCTCCACCATCATCGCCCGCGACGATGATTCCGGTTCCGGTCGTTACGATCCCAAACGATTCATCGCAGTCGCCCCCGCCGATCAGCCGCGCCACTACCGCAGCGTGCTGAGCCATGTCGAAATCGACCTGCCGGACGATCCTTGCCGGTACACCATCGCCCCCAACGTTCTGAACAATCGCGGCATTCTGGCCGAAGCCGGCGCCAACGAACACAACGTGGCGATGAGCGCGACCGAAACCATCGCCGTCAACGAGCGCGTGCTCGGCGCGGATCCGATGGTCGAGCTCAAGCCGGCCCACGGCGAGCCCGGCGACGTCGACCATCGCGACGAACGGCCGGGCGGCATCGGCGAGGAAGACATCATCACCCTCGTGCTGCCATACGTCGCCACCGCGCGCGAGGGCGTCATCCGCCTGGGCGAACTGCTCGAAACCTACGGCACGTACGAGTCGAACGGCGTGATCATCTCCGACGTGGACGAAATCTGGTACGTCGAGACCATCGGCGGGCATCATTGGATCGCCCGCCGGGTTCCCGACGACTGCTACGCCACGATCCCCAACCAGCTCGGCATCGACGATTTCGATCTCGCCGACGCGTTCGGCGAACGGCGCGAATATCTGTGCAGCGCCGATCTGCGCGAGTTCATGGCCGCGCATCATCTCGACCGCACCATGGACGCCGCGCCGGGCCATTTCAACCCGCGCAAGGCGTTCGGCACGGCGACGCCGAAGGATCACATCTACAACACGCCCCGCGCCTGGTACATGCAGCGCCACCTCAACCCCAGCGAGGATTGGGATTCGCCGGCCGCCCGCCACACGCCGGAGTCCGACGACATTCCCTGGTGCCGCGTGCCGGAAGCCAAGATAAGCCTCGAAGACGTCGATTTCCTGCTGTCCTCGCATTTCGAAGGCACGCCATATGATCCGTACGGCACGGCAGGCACGGCGGAAAGCCGTCATCGTTACCGTCCGATCGGCATCAACCGCACCGGGCATATGGTGGCGATTCAGGTGCGCCCGTATGCGCCGGCCGTCAACCGCACGGTGATGTGGGTGTCGTTCGGTTCCGGCCCGTTCACCGCCGCGGCGCCGTTCTACGCGAACGTCAACGATACGCCCGCCTACCTGCGCGACACCACGCCGGAAGTCTCGACCGGCAACCTGTACTGGGCGAACCGTCTGATCGCCGCGCTCGCCGACGCGCATTTCTACGAAACCAGCAATGCGATCGAAGGATTTGCGGAATCGGCCCGCGCGTACGGCCATCGTCTGGTGGAACGTACCGATGCCGAATTGCGTGAGATGACCGCGCAAACGAGCGCGTCTGAATCGCAAGAGAGTGCAGGAGCCGCGGAGATTACGGAAAACGCCAGTATTGCAACCATCGCCAGACTGCAGCAGTCCAACGAGGAAATGGCGGAATACTTGCGCACTCACGTTACGAAACTGCTCAACGACGTGCTCTACACGTCCAGCAACCTCATGCACAACAGTTTCGCCATGTCCGACCGCTGGAACTGA
- a CDS encoding ribbon-helix-helix protein, CopG family: MSDLNERDKALLAKFGMTEEQVERDEKMAESETEPDGLTGRVHYGLHLDQTDEEMISVSIRVPKSTLDELTETARRYHISRSEYMRRKLAAPVG; this comes from the coding sequence ATGAGCGATTTGAACGAACGCGACAAGGCGCTGCTGGCGAAGTTCGGCATGACCGAGGAGCAGGTGGAGCGTGACGAGAAGATGGCCGAGTCGGAGACCGAGCCCGACGGGCTGACCGGGCGCGTCCACTATGGGCTGCATCTTGACCAGACGGACGAGGAGATGATCAGCGTCAGCATCCGCGTGCCCAAGTCCACGCTCGACGAGCTGACCGAAACGGCCAGGCGCTACCACATCAGCCGCAGCGAATACATGCGCCGCAAGCTCGCCGCACCCGTGGGCTGA